From the genome of Eucalyptus grandis isolate ANBG69807.140 chromosome 2, ASM1654582v1, whole genome shotgun sequence, one region includes:
- the LOC120290669 gene encoding MDIS1-interacting receptor like kinase 2-like translates to MEIHALTEARNRNIIKFYGFCRSSRYSFLVYEFLECGSLKNVLSDEERITTFDWNERVNVVKGVAYALSYMHHECSPPITHRNVSSKNILLDEEYKAHISDSGTAKVLEPYSFNWTSFAGTFGYAAPSCAVKPKERFSQAIARIIWRI, encoded by the exons ATGGAGATTCATGCTTTAACTGAAGCTCGAAATCGGAATATTATCAAGTTCTACGGCTTTTGccggagttctcgatattcatttTTGGTGTACGAGTTCTTGGAATGTGGTAGCTTGAAAAATGTATTGAGCGATGAAGAGAGGATAACAACATTTGACTGGAATGAGAGAGTGAATGTTGTTAAAGGTGTAGCTTATGCTTTGTCCTACATGCACCATGAATGCTCTCCTCCTATAACTCATCGAAACGTGTCGAGCAAGAACATTTTACTGGATGAAGAGTACAAAGCTCACATCTCTGATTCTGGCACGGCTAAGGTTCTAGAACCTTATTCATTCAATTGGACTTCCTTTGCAGGCACTTTTGGATATGCAGCTCCAA GTTGCGCTGTGAAGCCCAAGGAGAGGTTTTCTCAGGCAATAGCACGTATTATATGGCGCATATAG